A window from Citrus sinensis cultivar Valencia sweet orange chromosome 3, DVS_A1.0, whole genome shotgun sequence encodes these proteins:
- the LOC102617198 gene encoding 60S ribosomal protein L23, whose product MSKRGRGGSAGNKFRMSLGLPVAATVNCADNTGAKNLYIISVKGIKGRLNRLPSACVGDMVMATVKKGKPDLRKKVMPAVIVRQRKPWRRKDGVFMYFEDNAGVIVNPKGEMKGSAITGPIGKECADLWPRIASAANAIV is encoded by the exons ATGTCGAAGCGAGGAAGGGGAGGGTCGGCGGGGAACAAGTTCAGGATGTCGCTGGGTCTGCCGGTGGCGGCGACGGTGAACTGTGCCGACAACACGGGTGCGAAGAATCTCTACATAATATCGGTGAAAGGAATCAAAGGGAGACTCAACCGACTTCCGTCGGCCTGCGTCGGCGACATGGTCATGGCCACTGTCAAGAAAGGAAAGCCCGATCTGAGGAAAAAGGTCATGCCAGCTGTCATCGTCCGCCAGCGCAAGCCCTGGCGCCGAAAGGACGGCGTCTTCATGTACTTTGAAG ATAATGCTGGTGTCATCGTCAACCCTAAGGGCGAAATGAAAG GATCTGCCATAACTGGACCAATTGGTAAGGAGTGTGCTGATCTGTGGCCAAGAATTGCAAGTGCTGCCAATGCTATTGTCTGA
- the LOC102618051 gene encoding uncharacterized protein LOC102618051 isoform X2: MGWNYPEISLEEMVKLIKGFVDILILASGCQSSGLPAHWDAQNIKKALQWGIFFENGLSHLSTAVLSKGRAFVCKHFIRALPLSDAHLEAFLRAAIEMDLNELMEKEHDCLNIYLSKLTLLDSTVNLVHEPMRDSTMPSSEIAPTMEIDISTAEDFAHLAVQGFLKRQSAVSCISTVKSGLNILSSAIKRDSWTSSDNSLVEVHLRQDRSLALTGNVGTLVDFVTWSCWKSKNLLYFLDMRTIRLVSGASMIFSAPKFQWVQVLERLHILAKGSDDKLSEIIELLLLGCIASRWSCLIEHFTSISYNPLSISQQYQKLWERGLQNFYTKEEMMSSKESCILEYLAGILSGRLHQLWKLSPALVAVAIPSWSMLYRLYFNEIEAQFKGESLTRCCSCFRDGKEHKSCKIAERVWCLYIFHICGSHIMFGGTNA; this comes from the exons ATGGGTTGGAACTACCCAGAAATATCTTTAGAAGAAATGGTGAAACTGATAAAAGGTTTTGTAGATATATTGATTCTAGCATCTGGGTGTCAATCCTCCGGCCTTCCCGCTCATTGGGATGCTCAAAACATCAAGAAAGCTCTTCAGTGGGGCATTTTCTTTGAGAAT GGTCTTTCACATCTATCAACTGCTGTTCTTAGTAAAGGCAGGGCTTTTGTATGCAAACATTTCATTCGTGCTTTACCTTTGAGCGATGCACATCTTGAGGCTTTCTTGAGGGCAGCAATTGAGATGGATCTTAATGAGCTTATGGAAAAAGAGCATGATTGCCTCAATATATATCTCAGCAAGTTGACACTTCTGGATTCTACAGTTAACTTGGTTCATGAACCGATGAGAGACTCAACTATGCCATCTTCAGAAATTGCTCCAACTATGGAGATTGATATATCGACTGCTGAGGATTTTGCACATTTGGCTGTGCAAGGGTTCCTCAAGAGGCAGTCTGCAGTGTCATGCATATCAACAGTTAAGTCAGGGTTAAATATCCTCTCTAGTGCTATCAAACGAGATAGTTGGACTAGTTCTGATAATAGCTTGGTTGAAGTGCATTTGCGGCAAGACAGATCTTTGGCACTGACAGG GAATGTTGGCACCTTGGTTGATTTTGTCACCTGGAGCTGCTGGAAATCAAAGaatcttttgtattttctcGATATGAGAACTATTAGACTGGTATCTGGTGCGAGTATGATATTTTCTGCACCTAAGTTTCAGTGGGTACAAGTATTGGAAAGGCTTCATATTTTGGCAAAAGGCAGTGATGATAAGTTGAGTGAAATCATT GAGCTCCTGCTACTTGGATGCATTGCAAGCAGATGGAGTTGCCTAATTGAACATTTCACGTCCATTTCTTATAATCCCCTTTCCATCTCACAGCAATACCAGAAATTGTGGGAGAGAGGATTGCAAAATTTCTATACTAAGGAGGAGATGATGAGTTCAAAG GAAAGTTGCATTCTTGAGTATCTGGCTGGAATTTTAAGTGGTCGGCTTCATCAGCTATGGAAGCTATCACCTGCGCTTGTGGCAGTTGCTATTCCATCGTG GTCAATGTTGTATAGATTATATTTCAATGAAATAGAGGCTCAATTTAAGGGAGAATCTTTAAcaag ATGCTGCAGTTGTTTTCGAGATGGGAAGGAGCATAAAAGTT GTAAAATTGCCGAGAGAGTTTGGTGCCTGTACATATTTCATATTTGTGGCTCTCACATAATGTTCGGTGGTACTAATGCTTAA
- the LOC102618051 gene encoding uncharacterized protein LOC102618051 isoform X1 codes for MGWNYPEISLEEMVKLIKGFVDILILASGCQSSGLPAHWDAQNIKKALQWGIFFENVVSHLCSSEVYLDSLKELDTSVTEITSNPSFPQGLSHLSTAVLSKGRAFVCKHFIRALPLSDAHLEAFLRAAIEMDLNELMEKEHDCLNIYLSKLTLLDSTVNLVHEPMRDSTMPSSEIAPTMEIDISTAEDFAHLAVQGFLKRQSAVSCISTVKSGLNILSSAIKRDSWTSSDNSLVEVHLRQDRSLALTGNVGTLVDFVTWSCWKSKNLLYFLDMRTIRLVSGASMIFSAPKFQWVQVLERLHILAKGSDDKLSEIIELLLLGCIASRWSCLIEHFTSISYNPLSISQQYQKLWERGLQNFYTKEEMMSSKESCILEYLAGILSGRLHQLWKLSPALVAVAIPSWSMLYRLYFNEIEAQFKGESLTRCCSCFRDGKEHKSCKIAERVWCLYIFHICGSHIMFGGTNA; via the exons ATGGGTTGGAACTACCCAGAAATATCTTTAGAAGAAATGGTGAAACTGATAAAAGGTTTTGTAGATATATTGATTCTAGCATCTGGGTGTCAATCCTCCGGCCTTCCCGCTCATTGGGATGCTCAAAACATCAAGAAAGCTCTTCAGTGGGGCATTTTCTTTGAGAAT GTGGTTAGTCATTTGTGCAGTTCCGAGGTTTATCTTGACTCCCTGAAGGAACTTGATACTAGTGTAACTGAAATAACATCCAATCCTTCTTTCCCTCAG GGTCTTTCACATCTATCAACTGCTGTTCTTAGTAAAGGCAGGGCTTTTGTATGCAAACATTTCATTCGTGCTTTACCTTTGAGCGATGCACATCTTGAGGCTTTCTTGAGGGCAGCAATTGAGATGGATCTTAATGAGCTTATGGAAAAAGAGCATGATTGCCTCAATATATATCTCAGCAAGTTGACACTTCTGGATTCTACAGTTAACTTGGTTCATGAACCGATGAGAGACTCAACTATGCCATCTTCAGAAATTGCTCCAACTATGGAGATTGATATATCGACTGCTGAGGATTTTGCACATTTGGCTGTGCAAGGGTTCCTCAAGAGGCAGTCTGCAGTGTCATGCATATCAACAGTTAAGTCAGGGTTAAATATCCTCTCTAGTGCTATCAAACGAGATAGTTGGACTAGTTCTGATAATAGCTTGGTTGAAGTGCATTTGCGGCAAGACAGATCTTTGGCACTGACAGG GAATGTTGGCACCTTGGTTGATTTTGTCACCTGGAGCTGCTGGAAATCAAAGaatcttttgtattttctcGATATGAGAACTATTAGACTGGTATCTGGTGCGAGTATGATATTTTCTGCACCTAAGTTTCAGTGGGTACAAGTATTGGAAAGGCTTCATATTTTGGCAAAAGGCAGTGATGATAAGTTGAGTGAAATCATT GAGCTCCTGCTACTTGGATGCATTGCAAGCAGATGGAGTTGCCTAATTGAACATTTCACGTCCATTTCTTATAATCCCCTTTCCATCTCACAGCAATACCAGAAATTGTGGGAGAGAGGATTGCAAAATTTCTATACTAAGGAGGAGATGATGAGTTCAAAG GAAAGTTGCATTCTTGAGTATCTGGCTGGAATTTTAAGTGGTCGGCTTCATCAGCTATGGAAGCTATCACCTGCGCTTGTGGCAGTTGCTATTCCATCGTG GTCAATGTTGTATAGATTATATTTCAATGAAATAGAGGCTCAATTTAAGGGAGAATCTTTAAcaag ATGCTGCAGTTGTTTTCGAGATGGGAAGGAGCATAAAAGTT GTAAAATTGCCGAGAGAGTTTGGTGCCTGTACATATTTCATATTTGTGGCTCTCACATAATGTTCGGTGGTACTAATGCTTAA
- the LOC102618051 gene encoding uncharacterized protein LOC102618051 isoform X3, with protein sequence MGWNYPEISLEEMVKLIKGFVDILILASGCQSSGLPAHWDAQNIKKALQWGIFFENVVSHLCSSEVYLDSLKELDTSVTEITSNPSFPQGLSHLSTAVLSKGRAFVCKHFIRALPLSDAHLEAFLRAAIEMDLNELMEKEHDCLNIYLSKLTLLDSTVNLVHEPMRDSTMPSSEIAPTMEIDISTAEDFAHLAVQGFLKRQSAVSCISTVKSGLNILSSAIKRDSWTSSDNSLVEVHLRQDRSLALTGNVGTLVDFVTWSCWKSKNLLYFLDMRTIRLVSGASMIFSAPKFQWVQVLERLHILAKGSDDKLSEIIELLLLGCIASRWSCLIEHFTSISYNPLSISQQYQKLWERGLQNFYTKEEMMSSKESCILEYLAGILSGRLHQLWKLSPALVAVAIPS encoded by the exons ATGGGTTGGAACTACCCAGAAATATCTTTAGAAGAAATGGTGAAACTGATAAAAGGTTTTGTAGATATATTGATTCTAGCATCTGGGTGTCAATCCTCCGGCCTTCCCGCTCATTGGGATGCTCAAAACATCAAGAAAGCTCTTCAGTGGGGCATTTTCTTTGAGAAT GTGGTTAGTCATTTGTGCAGTTCCGAGGTTTATCTTGACTCCCTGAAGGAACTTGATACTAGTGTAACTGAAATAACATCCAATCCTTCTTTCCCTCAG GGTCTTTCACATCTATCAACTGCTGTTCTTAGTAAAGGCAGGGCTTTTGTATGCAAACATTTCATTCGTGCTTTACCTTTGAGCGATGCACATCTTGAGGCTTTCTTGAGGGCAGCAATTGAGATGGATCTTAATGAGCTTATGGAAAAAGAGCATGATTGCCTCAATATATATCTCAGCAAGTTGACACTTCTGGATTCTACAGTTAACTTGGTTCATGAACCGATGAGAGACTCAACTATGCCATCTTCAGAAATTGCTCCAACTATGGAGATTGATATATCGACTGCTGAGGATTTTGCACATTTGGCTGTGCAAGGGTTCCTCAAGAGGCAGTCTGCAGTGTCATGCATATCAACAGTTAAGTCAGGGTTAAATATCCTCTCTAGTGCTATCAAACGAGATAGTTGGACTAGTTCTGATAATAGCTTGGTTGAAGTGCATTTGCGGCAAGACAGATCTTTGGCACTGACAGG GAATGTTGGCACCTTGGTTGATTTTGTCACCTGGAGCTGCTGGAAATCAAAGaatcttttgtattttctcGATATGAGAACTATTAGACTGGTATCTGGTGCGAGTATGATATTTTCTGCACCTAAGTTTCAGTGGGTACAAGTATTGGAAAGGCTTCATATTTTGGCAAAAGGCAGTGATGATAAGTTGAGTGAAATCATT GAGCTCCTGCTACTTGGATGCATTGCAAGCAGATGGAGTTGCCTAATTGAACATTTCACGTCCATTTCTTATAATCCCCTTTCCATCTCACAGCAATACCAGAAATTGTGGGAGAGAGGATTGCAAAATTTCTATACTAAGGAGGAGATGATGAGTTCAAAG GAAAGTTGCATTCTTGAGTATCTGGCTGGAATTTTAAGTGGTCGGCTTCATCAGCTATGGAAGCTATCACCTGCGCTTGTGGCAGTTGCTATTCCATCGTG A
- the LOC102618051 gene encoding uncharacterized protein LOC102618051 isoform X4: MGWNYPEISLEEMVKLIKGFVDILILASGCQSSGLPAHWDAQNIKKALQWGIFFENVVSHLCSSEVYLDSLKELDTSVTEITSNPSFPQGLSHLSTAVLSKGRAFVCKHFIRALPLSDAHLEAFLRAAIEMDLNELMEKEHDCLNIYLSKLTLLDSTVNLVHEPMRDSTMPSSEIAPTMEIDISTAEDFAHLAVQGFLKRQSAVSCISTVKSGLNILSSAIKRDSWTSSDNSLVEVHLRQDRSLALTGNVGTLVDFVTWSCWKSKNLLYFLDMRTIRLVSGASMIFSAPKFQWVQVLERLHILAKGSDDKLSEIIELLLLGCIASRWSCLIEHFTSISYNPLSISQQYQKLWERGLQNFYTKEEMMSSKSRKVAFLSIWLEF, encoded by the exons ATGGGTTGGAACTACCCAGAAATATCTTTAGAAGAAATGGTGAAACTGATAAAAGGTTTTGTAGATATATTGATTCTAGCATCTGGGTGTCAATCCTCCGGCCTTCCCGCTCATTGGGATGCTCAAAACATCAAGAAAGCTCTTCAGTGGGGCATTTTCTTTGAGAAT GTGGTTAGTCATTTGTGCAGTTCCGAGGTTTATCTTGACTCCCTGAAGGAACTTGATACTAGTGTAACTGAAATAACATCCAATCCTTCTTTCCCTCAG GGTCTTTCACATCTATCAACTGCTGTTCTTAGTAAAGGCAGGGCTTTTGTATGCAAACATTTCATTCGTGCTTTACCTTTGAGCGATGCACATCTTGAGGCTTTCTTGAGGGCAGCAATTGAGATGGATCTTAATGAGCTTATGGAAAAAGAGCATGATTGCCTCAATATATATCTCAGCAAGTTGACACTTCTGGATTCTACAGTTAACTTGGTTCATGAACCGATGAGAGACTCAACTATGCCATCTTCAGAAATTGCTCCAACTATGGAGATTGATATATCGACTGCTGAGGATTTTGCACATTTGGCTGTGCAAGGGTTCCTCAAGAGGCAGTCTGCAGTGTCATGCATATCAACAGTTAAGTCAGGGTTAAATATCCTCTCTAGTGCTATCAAACGAGATAGTTGGACTAGTTCTGATAATAGCTTGGTTGAAGTGCATTTGCGGCAAGACAGATCTTTGGCACTGACAGG GAATGTTGGCACCTTGGTTGATTTTGTCACCTGGAGCTGCTGGAAATCAAAGaatcttttgtattttctcGATATGAGAACTATTAGACTGGTATCTGGTGCGAGTATGATATTTTCTGCACCTAAGTTTCAGTGGGTACAAGTATTGGAAAGGCTTCATATTTTGGCAAAAGGCAGTGATGATAAGTTGAGTGAAATCATT GAGCTCCTGCTACTTGGATGCATTGCAAGCAGATGGAGTTGCCTAATTGAACATTTCACGTCCATTTCTTATAATCCCCTTTCCATCTCACAGCAATACCAGAAATTGTGGGAGAGAGGATTGCAAAATTTCTATACTAAGGAGGAGATGATGAGTTCAAAG AGTAGGAAAGTTGCATTCTTGAGTATCTGGCTGGAATTTTAA
- the LOC102618810 gene encoding acid phosphatase 1 translates to MARNSVLILAFTSLCIGSALADWNILNQRTRRHAVKDSLKTYCESWRINVELNNIREFEVVPQECIDHIKKYMTSSQYKADSQRAIEEVKLYSSGCCSLAGDGKDAWIFDVDDTLLSTIPYFKKHGFGGERLNVSSWEAWMKESKAPALEHTLNLFHEIKNRGVKIFLVSSRRETLRSYTVDNLIHVGYHGWASLELRGLEDEYKKMQQYKAQVRTRLVKEGYRIWGVVGDQWSSFEGLPKPKRTFKLPNSMYYLS, encoded by the exons ATGGCAAGAAACTCAGTGTTGATTCTAGCATTCACAAGCCTCTGCATTGGCTCAGCGCTGGCAGATTGGAACATTTTGAACCAAAGAACAAGGAGACACGCGGTGAAAGATAGCTTGAAGACCTATTGTGAGAGTTGGAGGATCAATGTGGAGCTCAACAACATAAGGGAATTTGAAGTCGTGCCTCAAGAATGCATTGATCACATCAAGAAGTACATGACATCCTCCCAGTACAAGGCTGATTCCCAAAGGGCCATCGAAGAAGTTAAGCTTTACTCGAGCGGTTGTTGCAGCTTGGCCGGCGACGGCAAAGATGCTTGGATTTTTGATGTTGATGACACTCTTCTATCCACCATTCCTTATTTCAAGAAACACGGTTTCGG GGGAGAGAGGCTGAACGTATCATCATGGGAAGCATGGATGAAAGAAAGCAAGGCGCCGGCTCTGGAGCACACGCTTAATCTCTTCCATGAGATCAAAAACAGAGGGGTCAAGATTTTCCTTGTGTCTTCAAGAAGGGAAACTCTAAGATCATACACCGTTGATAACCTAATCCATGTCGGATACCATGGATGGGCTAGTCTTGAACTGAGGGGTCTTGAAGATGAGTACAAGAAAATGCAGCAGTACAAGGCGCAGGTAAGGACAAGACTGGTTAAAGAAGGGTATCGTATTTGGGGAGTTGTTGGAGATCAGTGGAGCAGTTTTGAAGGACTCCCCAAGCCAAAAAGAACATTCAAGCTCCCAAATTCGATGTACTATTTGTCCTAA
- the LOC102620365 gene encoding protein PHOSPHATE STARVATION RESPONSE 1 isoform X1, translated as MEARPLSIQRSSARQLNNLGVSGPMSSSLSVLPTPLEDTYSKLPNSQQVYMEQELRTRPLAPAPHIPANSGVVGHIFSSSSGLSSDLQYSSASPHEKLPRTTSFISQSSTPIPQTSHSGLPQSSTSSHYTKESSSSWCPESLPGYVDFAANTPVQNSQMEGSSCSGAIVSEEFSKRNDWHEWADQLITDDDPLGSSWNEILADTSMTEMEPKMSYQVPKTPTSMPAHRTQVHQQLPASSTEIRTVVTPSASANNAPAKPRMRWTPELHEAFVEAVNQLGGSERATPKGVLKLMKVEGLTIYHVKSHLQKYRTARYRPDSSEGSSEKRLTPLEEISSLDLKTGIEITEALRLQMEVQKRLHEQLEIQRNLQLRIEEQGKYLQMMFEKQKSGIDMLKGSSSNQENSSTSLTKSELEGTQVDHDKKGPDTANANSTNEESSQPKELDGKQKAPETEAPENAELNVSELSSQPSKRPRTEE; from the exons ATGGAGGCACGTCCTTTATCCATTCAGAGATCAAGTGCCAGACAGCTCAATAACTTGGGGGTTTCTGGACCTATGTCTTCATCGTTATCAGTCCTTCCAACCCCTCTGGAAGATACGTATTCCAAGTTGCCAAATTCTCAACAGGTTTATATGGAACAAGAACTCAGGACAAGGCCTCTGGCTCCTGCCCCTCATATACCTGCAAACAGTGGAGTAGTTGGTCACATATTCTCATCATCCTCTGGATTGTCAAGCGATCTTCAGTATTCATCTGCATCACCCCATGAGAAGCTTCCAAGGACCACCTCTTTCATTTCACAATCATCAACTCCAATTCCTCAGACTTCTCATTCGGGTTTACCTCAATCTTCAACATCAAGTCATTACACCAAAGAGAGCAGTTCTTCCTGGTGTCCAGAGTCACTGCCAGGTTATGTTGATTTTGCAGCAAACACCCCTGTGCAAAATAGTCAAATGGAAGGTAGTAGTTGCAGTGGTGCCATTGTTTCGGAGGAATTCAGTAAACGAAATGATTGGCATGAATGGGCAGACCAGCTAATTACCGATGATGATCCTTTGGGTTCTAGTTGGAATGAGATTCTTGCTGACACCAGTATGACTGAAATGGAACCAAAG ATGTCATACCAGGTTCCAAAAACACCTACAAGTATGCCGGCACATCGGACCCAAGTTCATCAGCAGCTTCCGGCTTCATCTACAGAAATTCGCACTGTTGTGACCCCCTCTGCCTCAGCAAATAATGCCCCAGCCAAGCCACGAATGCGTTGGACGCCAGAACTTCATGAGGCCTTTGTGGAGGCTGTAAACCAACTTGGTGGTAGTGAAA GAGCTACTCCTAAGGGTGTGCTGAAACTCATGAAAGTTGAAGGCTTGACTATTTACCATGTGAAAAGCCACTTGCAG AAGTATAGGACAGCTAGGTACAGGCCAGATTCATCAGAAG GGTCCTCTGAGAAAAGATTGACTCCTCTTGAAGAAATATCTTCTCTCGATTTGAAAAC GGGTATTGAGATCACTGAAGCACTTCGACTACAAATGGAAGTTCAAAAGCGGCTGCACGAACAGCTTGAG ATACAAAGAAATTTGCAGTTGCGAATAGAAGAGCAAGGGAAGTACCTGCAAATGATGTTTGAGAAGCAAAAGTCTGGCATTGACATGCTGAAGGGATCTTCATCAAACCAGGAGAATTCCTCTACTTCCCTAACAAAAAGTGAATTAGAAGGTACACAGGTGGACCATGACAAGAAAGGACCTGACACAGCTAATGCCAACTCTACAAACGAGGAAAGTTCACAGCCAAAGGAGCTGGATGGGAAACAAAAGGCACCAGAAACAGAAGCTCCGGAGAATGCTGAGCTAAATGTTAGCGAGTTAAGTTCTCAACCTTCAAAGCGTCCAAGAACTGAGGAATAA
- the LOC102620365 gene encoding protein PHOSPHATE STARVATION RESPONSE 1 isoform X2: MEARPLSIQRSSARQLNNLGVSGPMSSSLSVLPTPLEDTYSKLPNSQQVYMEQELRTRPLAPAPHIPANSGVVGHIFSSSSGLSSDLQYSSASPHEKLPRTTSFISQSSTPIPQTSHSGLPQSSTSSHYTKESSSSWCPESLPGYVDFAANTPVQNSQMEGSSCSGAIVSEEFSKRNDWHEWADQLITDDDPLGSSWNEILADTSMTEMEPKVPKTPTSMPAHRTQVHQQLPASSTEIRTVVTPSASANNAPAKPRMRWTPELHEAFVEAVNQLGGSERATPKGVLKLMKVEGLTIYHVKSHLQKYRTARYRPDSSEGSSEKRLTPLEEISSLDLKTGIEITEALRLQMEVQKRLHEQLEIQRNLQLRIEEQGKYLQMMFEKQKSGIDMLKGSSSNQENSSTSLTKSELEGTQVDHDKKGPDTANANSTNEESSQPKELDGKQKAPETEAPENAELNVSELSSQPSKRPRTEE; this comes from the exons ATGGAGGCACGTCCTTTATCCATTCAGAGATCAAGTGCCAGACAGCTCAATAACTTGGGGGTTTCTGGACCTATGTCTTCATCGTTATCAGTCCTTCCAACCCCTCTGGAAGATACGTATTCCAAGTTGCCAAATTCTCAACAGGTTTATATGGAACAAGAACTCAGGACAAGGCCTCTGGCTCCTGCCCCTCATATACCTGCAAACAGTGGAGTAGTTGGTCACATATTCTCATCATCCTCTGGATTGTCAAGCGATCTTCAGTATTCATCTGCATCACCCCATGAGAAGCTTCCAAGGACCACCTCTTTCATTTCACAATCATCAACTCCAATTCCTCAGACTTCTCATTCGGGTTTACCTCAATCTTCAACATCAAGTCATTACACCAAAGAGAGCAGTTCTTCCTGGTGTCCAGAGTCACTGCCAGGTTATGTTGATTTTGCAGCAAACACCCCTGTGCAAAATAGTCAAATGGAAGGTAGTAGTTGCAGTGGTGCCATTGTTTCGGAGGAATTCAGTAAACGAAATGATTGGCATGAATGGGCAGACCAGCTAATTACCGATGATGATCCTTTGGGTTCTAGTTGGAATGAGATTCTTGCTGACACCAGTATGACTGAAATGGAACCAAAG GTTCCAAAAACACCTACAAGTATGCCGGCACATCGGACCCAAGTTCATCAGCAGCTTCCGGCTTCATCTACAGAAATTCGCACTGTTGTGACCCCCTCTGCCTCAGCAAATAATGCCCCAGCCAAGCCACGAATGCGTTGGACGCCAGAACTTCATGAGGCCTTTGTGGAGGCTGTAAACCAACTTGGTGGTAGTGAAA GAGCTACTCCTAAGGGTGTGCTGAAACTCATGAAAGTTGAAGGCTTGACTATTTACCATGTGAAAAGCCACTTGCAG AAGTATAGGACAGCTAGGTACAGGCCAGATTCATCAGAAG GGTCCTCTGAGAAAAGATTGACTCCTCTTGAAGAAATATCTTCTCTCGATTTGAAAAC GGGTATTGAGATCACTGAAGCACTTCGACTACAAATGGAAGTTCAAAAGCGGCTGCACGAACAGCTTGAG ATACAAAGAAATTTGCAGTTGCGAATAGAAGAGCAAGGGAAGTACCTGCAAATGATGTTTGAGAAGCAAAAGTCTGGCATTGACATGCTGAAGGGATCTTCATCAAACCAGGAGAATTCCTCTACTTCCCTAACAAAAAGTGAATTAGAAGGTACACAGGTGGACCATGACAAGAAAGGACCTGACACAGCTAATGCCAACTCTACAAACGAGGAAAGTTCACAGCCAAAGGAGCTGGATGGGAAACAAAAGGCACCAGAAACAGAAGCTCCGGAGAATGCTGAGCTAAATGTTAGCGAGTTAAGTTCTCAACCTTCAAAGCGTCCAAGAACTGAGGAATAA